taattttaaattcacaaTCATCTCTTGATagtctaaataattaaattagtccAATATTTGGTAATCAATGCATTCCACATTGAACACGATACTTTTTTCATCACTTTATTACTTATAAATGACTTGCAAAAATTAAGACAGCGAAAATATATATGAAGTATTTGTTTCTATATATttagaaattagaaaaaaaaacagtTGGGTTACGAGGACAATTAATACTAGGAATTCAAAAGTTCAATATAAAAAAAGTGATGTAAGCTATAGATGTCGAAAACGTTTTAGACACATCAATCCTTCATTAATTGTAAACTAGTTCAGACAAACTCGTTAACTGGCTTAAACTTTCAAATAACTATTTGAGACGTTAGAATTTAATTCAGTCTCTGCATTAAGAATTAGAAAGATTTCATTCTAACCAATAAATGTGAGACgtctaatttatttaaattagattaatttCTACATTAGAAAGGATCTAATCAACCTAATTTATAACGAAAGAAGTGTTttcaacttttaaattaaaaagttaaaaaagtttctactaaaaaataaaaaaattgatctaAGTTTAATTTAGTCCAAaatcaagaaaatttaaaaaacatgacttatttaattttggagctaaattaaaaaaaaatcaataaatttaaccCCAACATCATAAATTTAACttctttatttgaaatttagttaaaaatttGGCGATGATAACCAAAAtcctaaattttattagttaaattagTTGTAGTCTGAAATATTTAGTATAATTATCTCAATGAATATAATttgtaatataattattaagaaaaaaaatttaagatataattattataaaacatgttaaatGTGATAAATTTCTTTCTCATAAAAAAGGGTAGAGTTGGAGCAATATTCAATcgatgaataaatcaaaaattaaaatttagtatttataaaattaaactgaattgattttattaaaaattaaattgaattgaactgatttgattcaatttaattcgatttattttaatcgatttaaatttttaataaattttttattttttataatttatttttaatattttaaaatttaattaaaatattttaactttaattataatttaattactttatattattaaaaataatatattattattattaattaatttaatttaaattttaaattttttattaaaattaaatcgaattaaaataattaaaatttttaaaattaaaaattaaattaaaataaataaaaattaaactaaaatatttaaacgcTTACCAGCTAACTAAGTCCACTACCATTAAAATGCAATAATGGTTGCcactatttttaaattaactgaatttaaatttaaattttttagttaatttgagaaaataaaagaaaagaatttgaaaaagaaaaggaaaaatttttttcaaagaaaGAAACGGAAAATTTAGCCGCCGATAAATCTATCTACCGAATCTAATAACACTGGCCTGTCTGACAATCTTGCCTCGCTCGAGttgtaaaatttaaatcaagaaTATATTATTTCTTCTTTACTCACTCAAATGGCAAAGCGAGAGAAACTAAAAGGAAAagttcaagaagaagaagaacaagaagaCAAGCCGGTGATGGAATTAAGCAGTGGCGACGATGACGACGAGGATCTGAGCTTGACGATCGTTGAGAAAGCACTGCTAATGCGGGCGGCCAATTTGGGCCAAAACGACAATGATGGTGTCTTTTTGGACGATGATAATGCGTCTAAGAACGGTTGCGGCCTTGTCGGTTTCTGTGCTCGCGATGGTATTGATAGCGGTGAGAGGAAGGTGGTGGAGATGGCATCATCGTGGGTTGTTAAGGATATCGAATCGGTTAAtaaaaggaagaagagaaagaagaatcaaaagaagaaaactgggGATAAATCTGTGAGTTCCTGTTTGTATATGGCTTGTCTATTTTAATTGATTGCATTTAACTCATTGGATTTTTTTTACTTTGAAGCCCCAATTGAGCTTTACTTTAGTCTCTTTTCATTATTTGAGTATTTTCTTTCAGTACAATGCTCAGTTTAAGATATCGCTCTTTGATTTTTGGCATCCCAATTTCACATCTTGCATTGTGTCTAATCCGTAATTGCATTAGGCTGTTATTGCAGAACAAGAAGAGAAGGCAGAAACAATTAAAAAGTTGGAGACCTTGGGGAATGCAGAGTCTGTTCAAACCACAGTGGAATTGGCTGAAATGCCCGAGAATATTGTGCTGCGAAAGCTTCTTGTGAggagttaaattaaaatatctgtTCTGATCTGCGATTTtacataaaaagaaattaaaacaaTTGTAGTAAAAAATGCAATCAATATGAAGGCTTAGTTTAACGTCTGTTATATTTTCTCTTAGCGGGGCCCGAGATACTTTGATCCTCCTGATAGTATTAGTAGCTGGTCAACATGCGATCATTGTGGCAAGCAAGGTCACAGGGCCATGAATTGTCTGTCACTCCGGAAGAAGAAAAAGCCGTGCTTTCTTTGTGGGGGTTTGGAGCATGGTTTTAAGCAATGTTACAAGGTTTGTAATTAAAATAGTGATgcaaagatttttttatttatagacTATGGGTTGTTTGTCGAAGGTGAGGGAGTGGGTATGAACTTCTTTACCATTATGTTTTTCTTTGTTGGGTATGGATTATTCTATTTGAGCAAATAAAAAATCTGTTggaaattttaaaatcaattacttTTAGCCTTCTACTTTTGTTGTTTCTACAATTAAGTTTAACTTGTAACATAAATAATTCACCCCcctcccctttttttttttctgattatttGTTTCACTTGGATCTCTTTGTAGGAACGAGTTTGCACCATATGCAAATCAAAGGACCACCGTCTGAGTCATTGTCCAGAGAAACACAAGGGTGGTCCTTCAAATGTTTGTTTAAAATGTGGAGATTCCGGGCATGATTTGTTTTCATGCAAGAACAATTATCCTCTTGATGATCTCAAGGTAGCATTTATCCTCCCTTTGTTAAATGTTGGAAGGATAAGAGAAAATAACAAGAGGAGGAAGAACATGGTTCAGCTGCTGGTAGTCTATGTCCATGTACACAAAACTTGAAGGCTATATTTCATTCATTTGTATTTGTGTGTTAATATACAACATAAGAATACATATTTATTATGGAAGATACAAGATGTATATGATATGCTATCAATAAGACACAAACCCCTTTATATAAGCATCAatcaacttatttatttttcaccaATAAATCACGTAATTTTCTCATAATCACGTAgctcttaaaaatattttattggtgtattcttttgaatttttttccttaaaaagaTTACAAAAAGATGTATTATTTGAATTTGAGTGACTATGTTTATCTGTTCTTTGACTAATCCTTCTCTCTATTTGATTCAGGAGATACAGTGTTATGTTTGCAAGAGTTTTGGACATCTATGTTGTGTGAACACTGTTGATAATAGTACAATCGAAGTTTCCTGCAATAAATGTGGTGAACTAGGTCATACTGGTTTGGTAAGTCCTATTAAATGTTTTTCAAATTGTTGATTTCCCTTTTCTCCAAGGGTATGTAGATGGTTGTTATTTGCATCTTTTTATTCCCATTGTGGAGGATATTATTATGCATATGTACAACTCCTTTCTAAGATGGCCATTTAATTGTTTTTGAGATATGAAAATGTTTGTTGTTCTTGCCATACTGTACAGCTCTTTTTTTTTGGGTGTGCATGCACGTGGGATAAAATGCATGGGGTAGATTTCTGTTTGTTTATGCCATTATTGTTGTGATTGGTGATGCTATTTCTTTCTTTGGATGTGCTAACATTCAATAATTTTATGTCTAGTGCATTGGCATAACTCATGTTGCATTTGTCCTATTAAAATGACCTTTTCTTTTCTAAACAGTCAGTTATAGGAGCCATATTTGAAGTAAATCCCTTGGTATATCTAATATAGAAAGTCTATAACTCTTGGAAACTGATAAGAATCTGAAACTAGATCAGGAATCCCCATGTTTATGCATTAAATTGGGAATTAATTCCTCATGCTAATAAGGAAGATTTTAGGCTTGTAATTATGTATGCTTTCCTATTTAGAGCTTTTCTAAAGTCTATTTACATTCCAAGGGCTTGAGGGAGAAATCAAGTTAATTATtcatcttatttatttttcttccctGCTTTCTCTTGGTATCAAAGCCTATAGTTTAGTTACCTTTCTCTGTCAAGTGTAAAAGCACAGACCCGAACATCTACCAAGAAGACCCACCAAATGCGTTCATCTTTAAGCCACATCCCACACAAAAGGGGAACCATCTACTGGTGACTACCCTACCAAAATCCCTCTGTCAGAAGCTGCGTGTGTGAAGTCCCTGCATTGCTCTTTAGTTTCTGCCAAGATCCCCTGCATTGCTCTTTAGTTTCTGCCAAGATCCACGCGCTGCTTGTGTGGCGCGTCTAACCATCGTTTCTTGCCAAGAATCCTTCTATTACTACTATTAAATGCATGTTGTGTCCCCcgaatctatttatataaagtAGATGTATTCTCTATAATATTGTCACATGGCTctatttatgaataaattaatttgctTCTTTATATCTTTTACATTTTATACTCgactcctttttatttttattttatgtgtcATGATTATTTCTAATATGaccttaaatttaatttgtttaaatgattatttttaatgattacttgacaatatttaaaacttccatgattaaatttattatttaaaatattatataataattttttttaaatatacaaaTACTAATATTATTTCTTTAGTATTCATATATCATACATATTTATCATTAATCTTTTTTTGTTTCCTATAAattgttaatataatttatcagattttaaatcttattatattatgataaaaataattatatgtaaTCATagccaattaatttaaattttaggttTATTACTGATAATACATactagggaaaattacttttttgtcCCTAAAGTAtagcataattaatagatttgttGCTCTATTTTTAAGACCCAATATTTCAGTTCTAGAAGTTTgattccgttaaaattagatatccGTTCGTAAAAAATGCTGTTAGTGACAGGGAAAATGACTGAACTACCCTTTTTAGAACTTAACGCTTTAGTCCTTGaaatttaattccgtcaaaCTCAAAAGTCCCTCATGCCATTATTGCTCGATGATGTCCCTTTGAGTGCTCGTGCATCTATTTGATTTCATTCATCCCTCCATCGTCTGCCATCCACCATCATCTCGCTATCGCCCGTTGCTTGCCATTAGCTGTGCCTCCCACTCGTGTTGCTGCTCCCACTCGTGTTGCTGCTCCCACTCGTGGCGATGATGAGAGCTTATTCGAGGCTTCAACAAAGGTAGCGAGCAGCAATGATGAGGCTTCATGGCTTCGACGAAGGCAACAAGACAACAAGGGTTTAGGGCTTCGACTAAGGCAGCAAGACGATGAGGAGTGCTTCTTCGAGCGGTGATGACTAGAGTAGTGATGATGATGAGGGATTCTTCACAGCTACAATGAAGGCAATAGAGACGATGAGGGGTGCTTCTTCTCGGCTATGAGGAGGGCTGTTTTTTCGGTGGTGGCAACGATGAGGGCTTCTCCTTTGGTGGTGGTAGTGATGAGCTGGTGATGACTATGGGCGAACGGAGGAGAGAGGTCAACTTGAGAGGAGGGGAAAGGGTAGGGAGAAGAGAAAGGGCAGAAGAGAAAAGGAGGATAAGAGTATTTTTGAGATTATATTTTACTCTCTTTCCTTTGACTAGGCTTAGATCATTGACTTAACATAATTTTTTGACAGAGGGACCTTGAATTTGGACGGAATCAAACTTCAGAGATTAAAGTAAgagttctaaaaatagagggataaaATCGTTAATTATGCTATATCTCAGAgacaaaaaagtaattttttctttatattaatatttattgtatataATCAAAACTTTTTCTAGTACATgtacaaattattttctttttttttttcactattaTTTTGCTTTTCAGATTGTAAGTAATTTGTTTtagaataacaataataaagataatgttttaattttttttaatatattaagaaGGTATGGAAATTgatattcaaaattaataaaaatatcacatGATTTAACCAACCTCAAGTTTGcagttttagttttttttttttttttttttttttttttgcatcttTAACTTGTATTTTATTCAATggctatattttttttcttatttttattttaacattttctttatttttatgatattatgaaagttttattaaaaaggtgacaaaaaaaaaatgtatatgTAAAAGTAATAAAAACAAATGCAGACTAAACTAAcagatttaaaatattatttttattttacatgtaaattaaatattaaacttataattaaaattattaataaagacGCGTAAAGAATGAGTATTTACCTAGTATAAACTACAAGTGGAGACTCAATAGAATTGGATGATTCAAGTTGTTGACCGACTGATTCATCTTCTCCGATTGGATGCTTACCAAAGATTTGCCTATTTGACTTTTCTGCGCCATTATGACAATTTTAGAGATTTTTGTTACTTGGTGTCCAAAAATTTCAAGTTCAATTAGGGGAGCTAAAGAATTTTATGGCGAATTTTCAGTGTCTATTtcaattgttttaatttttataagctttggctatttatatataaagaatcaatctaattaggaatatttacaatGTACCTAATTAGGAATGTTTACAATAAGATAATGAATGAAATCCCTATAATCAAGGTTAACAGAAAGTGAGGAACACAAAAAACTGAAGAAAACTTAAAATGAGGAGCACAAACAATAGAATCTATTCCAGATAGAGGGATAAATGATCCATTGACTGTTCGGACTATCTTTGTTTAAACTTGGAGAGTAATTAAGAAAGCGTTGTGATGAGCTTGTCATGTGTCTATCACTCCAAAATCAATAATCTAGGAAGCATTATATGAGTAGGAGCATTATCTGACTTTACAAAATTGAATGTTACACTGGAAGGAGAGTTCAGGTGAGACAAGAGGTATTTGAGACTCATAATTTCATGAGAGGAATGAATCTTAGTGGAGGTTGACTCCTTGGATGGCTTCTCTATTGCCTCTGAGAAATTCACTCGAGTCTTTGAATTACTCAATTTTCCTCCACGACACTTAGTAGGGCGCCCATGCAATTTTCAACAAATCTCTTTGGTATGCCTTGGCTTCTCATATAATCACAATGCAAATGATCTTTTTTAGAAGTGGTAGCTTTTGGTGGTTCGGAGTTGACCATCATTCCAGCTTTTTCTAATGGTGCGTTGTAGAGTATAACACCTCTTCTGCTTTCTTTATACTGAATATAGTAGTGAGCTTGTTTAAGAGAAGGGAAAGAATCTTTACCAAGTACTTGAACCCGACTAGGGTCATATTCAACATCCAGGCCAACAAGAAAGTCATAGATGCATTTCTTCTCAAgcaatttctgaaatttaactGCACTTCCAGTACAGTTTGCCTAGAAGTGTCGATAATAATCAAGTTCCTTCCACAATCCATATAACTCGAAAAAAGAGGCCGACATTTCTCGTTGTTTAGTGCTATGAATCTTATTTCGAACCTCATAAATCTAAGCATCATTCCCCATTTTAGAATAGGTCAAGGAAAGTGTCTTCCGCATCATTGTAGCAATATCCAATAACAAATAAGACATAGAGATTTGGAGTTATATGGAATTGAGGAGTCACGTCATAATGAGATAATTGTCCGAGTCCCACTGGAGAAAGGTTGGATTAGTGCTATTTGGCAATTTTTTGGTACCATTAATATAATCTTGCAATCCTCTAGCCTTGATGAATAACAGACAGGACCTTGACCAAGCAAGATAATTAGTTCTATAAAGTTTTATGAGACTGATTTGCAGTGAAGGGTTATCAGAATTGAAAACAGAAACCCTTTTTTCTTCTACCATGGTAAGAAAGCAAGGAGCACACAAAGTAAAAAAAGGATAACAATAATCAGTAAAAGGAGGGCTGTCCAAACCAACAAATACCTAATTAAAACCCAACCCAGCAAGCAACGGCAGGAAGAGGCTGGAAACAGAAGTCCAGACTCAACAATGACAGCATGACGTGAAGGTCTTCATTGGAAACAAGCTCATGTGCTGACAGAGGGTGGCGTGTGAGTCAGACGCGCCGAGATCTGGGTCACCAGACACTTGTGGTCAGCCAACGATGGGTTTGCGACATTGATGAAGGGGGTAGCGATGATAGGAAACAGGTTTAGATAGGAGAGTATCAAATTTGATTGTCTAGGATTTTGAAGGTTCAAAATTGAATTCAAACCTTCAAATTTGATTGTCTAGGATTTTTGAAGGTTCAAAATATGTTGGACAGTAATTTTGATGGTGGGGAGACACTTTTCTGCAATTAGCGAAGCTCTGGGAAGGATTAAACACCAGATACTGTTGAGGTTCTGCCTCTTGATCTCCTTCTGATCCAATGAGATATCAGATCTGGTGTCCAGCTACTTCTGGGCAGCTGGACTAGTACCGTAAGCATGGTGCAAGTGGCACATTGGATTGTGTAGTCGAAGTGATGGGTGGTGAAGGGAAGGGGGGACAGAATGATGTTCTCTTTTGTTTTCTGTTTGACTTTCCGGATTTTACTTGTATATAAATatgtgatgaccgctgggtttcgCCACCCAAAGGTAAGGCCGGGCCCGAGATGACAGTGCCGGCCCTAAGCCCATGAAGTCTTCCTTGAACGACCAGTCCAGCATCTCAGCCCTAATCCAGGCACAGGGGGCAGACCGGGTTGCCCACGAGTCTAGGTCCAACAAGTAAAAGTCCATTCTGGTGACGTGACATGAGGAAGGACAGTAGCTCAGTCACTTCGCAGCCTTGCCCACCTGAGCGCCGggaggaattaaatggccgcttggCATGGAGAGGGGATCTGACATTTTCGTAAGTACAGACCCATGTGATATAGACAAGTGACATTGTAGTAGAGAGGCCGTTaggcgtcactagcagacaaatgGGAAGGAATAAAAGGGGAAGGAATACCTTCCTCTCCGGTTAAGCTTACACCACTATTGTAAACTctattctctggatctcagaacatTAATATGGAAATAGTGGAAGATCTGTGATATTTCAAGCTTTTGACACCAAATCGATGTAAACATTTTCAATTTGGAGACATTTTCAATTTATATAAGcttaaaaaaattgttaattatCATAATATAATATACTAAATTTAGAAAGATCCTAGATCTATCCATAGAGTCGTGCAATCCTAATCACATTGGGATTAGAACTTTAAATCCAATTCTAATTAGGAATGATAAATCACAAATCTAATAgaaattctaaataaaataaatttcttcttccttttttttctccTACAATAATTAGTCCTGAAGTCCTTAGGGTTTTTTACATTACATGCACAATTTGACAGAAAAATGGCCTTGAATGACATTTACTTCAGCTCTTACATCATGCATTTGACATCGCATATAGGACAATGTCCATGGTCATGTACACCTAAATGGAACCACCTCCTATGCTGTTACTGTGgttagtgttattattattgttgtagGTGCTGCTACTATTAATGTCTTTCACTTGTCGGTGCTTTTCCCTTTTTAACATTTGGGTGGTGGTCAATGCAATGTTTTGGCAGAGATGTGCTATTTTCCTACCTTATAAAATGTATAATTTTGTTTGGAAGATATTATTGATTCCAATTGGCTAAATGCTTTGTTACTCCAACTCTTCATTTTGTCATTCTATATCGGTATGGACATGATACTTCATGGGATACAGCATAGAATATGCATCTGACATATATATGCATGAGCATAGTTAATAGAGCACTATTTTCTCTCAAGATAAAGAGCATGTATTtagataaaatagttatttggtTATATTTTGGATAATGTATTTGGTTATATTTGATCATCTATTTAGACTATTATTGTTACTAcataactttatatttttttattctagttTATTTTATAGAACATAATATATCCAAGCAATCGTGTCTAAACTCAGGTCCATATATCTGTATTATCTATTTAGAAAGTTGACAAGACTGACATAAAGATATGCACCCATTTTTAACACCCATATCCAAGTCCAAGTAACATAGGCTAAATGCATCATTTGATCCTTgacctttataaaaatattgcaGACATGAGATATATGTGCTCTGACTTTTAAGGGATTTAATTGTTATAGTTTATAAAACTCAAAGATTATATAATTACACTTTATAAAATTCAAGCGGTGAACAATTCCAGTTTTATAAATGTTAGGTGTTAATGTTAAGTACAAAAAGGTATGGATATCAACTGATATTTTAGGTAAAGGTCATTGCAAAAAGATGTATTTTGGCCATTGCACCATTATCATCTCTTTTATGGTATAATAGATATCTTTTGAGTAATATTtgaagatttatgtttttcaaaTATATGCATGTGCAAATTATTATTTACCATTATGTAGATCTTGATTTGTACCTTGACCAGGTTTATAGGATCAGTTCCTATCATTCATATGGATCATCGAGTGGTTTTGTACTTTGGTTAATTTTTTCATGATTAGGATTAGCCTCTTCTCAAATCTGAATGCATAGGATTTTATTTGCGCAGGATTGCTCAAGTTTGCATAAGAAAGCCACTGCCAAAGCTTCACCTAGTTTATGCTAGAAATGTGGTGGAGGAAGTGCACCAGTTCTCAGCAAAGGTAAATTTTGTAAAGGAGATTTTACATATTCTTAGAATGAGTATTTGTTGGCCAAACTTTTTTCATCACTTTGACATCAAAATTTTGTGTTTTCTTTGGGAAacattctatttttctttaGGGCTATTGGCACTAAAATTCCTGACCATTGCGGTAATATGCGATTTAATCTGCATATTTCAATTTTGGTACAATAagtcgatttttttgattttctaACATTTTAATCCTGATTTCAAAGAGAATAAGGGAAGTGTGTCCCATCTTGCCACGtggattaatttattattattttaggaGGCCCACTTGCCATGTCACATATTAAAAAATGGAAAAAGTTAACCAATGTTAACTCTTAATCCGTTTTCTCAAACCCTAACTCTATAAATTAGTTGGCTGAAGGGAAAAAAGTGGAAATCTATCATCTGGTTCAAGGGTTAAAGCTTTATAGATATAATTATCTATATAAAGTTAACAGGGTGGAAAGATGAATTGTGAATGATCTCTGCTTTGTGGGCTTATAGAGAAAATACAAAATCCATGGGATTCAATCTGCTTCTCAAGTTCTTGGCAAGCCTTGTCAGGAGAAAAACAAGTCTTGAGAACAGAGTATGAAAGCAAAGACACCACCAAAAAAATTCCAAGCAAAGAGGTGGATGGCTAACAGAGGGTCCTGAAGATTTATTGAAGTCGAAGTCCAAAAGGAAGTTTTGCAGGTCTCCTTCAACACAAATCTTACAAGGGTTTGAAGATTTCTACTGTAACATCTGGTGGTCAGATGTCAAATGCTCAATCTTCCACGAGAATTTATACGAGTTATTCAGGTATTTCAGGTTATCAACCTtctaagaaaatgaaaaatagcCATTTTGGATCTTCAGCTTTGCCAATCTTGATTACACCTTCCCTGAACAGATTTATGAGTCTAGGTTTAGCATCTCTTCGAGTGCTGGGTTTAGGGAAGATTATAATTAGTGTCGGAACTTAAGTTTTAAAACAACATGATGCATGATTGTCTTCTAATCTTCTAGAGATGAAGATTACCTATTTTAGGAAGGAATTTAGGAAGTGGAGTTTGAATTTGAGTTGGTTTGAGATTTCTAATTAGATTTATTTtcctattatttatttattttgcaagaaaagaagtCAAATAAGATCTTGCAAAATTATGCATGATTTTAACTTTTTtcaaaaaagaattttttttatgataaattgaCTTATATTTCAAAcaataaattgtttgaaaagaaattaattgaaataaattctTGCTAAATTTTATGGAGGATTAAAGTATTTTCTCATTTGGGCCTAATGCTAATAGGATTAACAATTCCACTATAACTACACGTGTCCTCAAGGTATTTCAGTAGACTTTTATTATGGACAACTGAGCAATTAAATCTTTTagaattaatagaaaattgAGAATCGGTTCTCTTCCCTTTTCATTGTTCTATTGTGTTCCACAAAAATTTGGTGTAATAGCCTCTTATGTTGCTTTCTAGTGTTTTTGCAGGTCAACATAAGCCAAGGTCGTCATCTATTACCAAAGAAAAAGATTCTCTTGAAGTTGTAAGATGATGAGTTTGTTATTTCCTTTCAAAGTGGTTTTTACATATCTCGTGTGAACTGTCATGGCATTCTGATTTTAATGGTACTAGGATTATTGAGGAGAAATTTCAAAATTTCCTTATCTTTTGGATTCTTGTTTACAGTTTTAACTTGTAGGATGAATTGCaagaaatgttttttttttttaattccttttttttttgtatatttttaggtacattgatctcttataaatttaatattgaactctctttttgataaaattgaaaattagccATGCGAAAAATAAGTGGTTTAgaagtttattaattttcagGCTCTACAAAATCTTTTtcagaaataaattttatcaagaAAACATGATATTAACGTATGTATGAGGAATGTATGTATGATTGCTTAGTTATTTATATAAAGAAATGTGTATTTGGTAACCTTAATAGTAATGTAATTTTAGATGGCCTTGAGGGTATTAGATTTTATTCAGGCTGCTTATAATAtatgaactttttattttttattttcttatgttATTTTTGATGTAATAcaacaattatttaaaataagttatgagcTGTCGTCATGATATAAGACCATGTGATAAGAGTGATAAGCCAATATGTGGTTCCACATGTAGAAAAAGATCTCGAATATtgtaaaactcaattttttatCAAGACTCGACCTCTTCTGAAGATGTCGAgttttcacataaagttaccatTAGCAGACAcaatttaatagatttctattATATTTGTAATTACGGAATTCCTGATCAATTAGCCGATGAGATTCTTTATCAATTAGTCGATGGGATCCCTTATCAATTAGTTGGTATCAGCTGGATTTTCAAAAAATGCTATAGTTATTtccattttcttacagtataaaaactgATGATTGCATAGATAAATGTATgtattcttacacaactacacttgagttctaagcaattctttATATGCGCTAttttcttcagtttactgatttgagcgtcggagtggctacCATATGCGCTAATCACCTCACGTTTTTTTTCTTAAAGATTGACTAATCGCGACACAACTTCATTTTggccacatcatttggtttcaCTGCCAGAAAatctattgaattctctctgtttgtttggattaaaatcggtctcttgttccctttctcttaaaaagaaatctctttTTCGAAATGGTCGGCAATTCACGAGCTGCTACTAAAGTTGCTATTAATAAGGGTACAATCATTTTTTTCACTCTTggcagtggacaaaacacacctGTGGTTAATGAAGTATAACTCAACaatttcttatagtataaaaactgATGATCGCATAGATAAAAGTAcgcattcttacacaactacacTTGAGT
This sequence is a window from Manihot esculenta cultivar AM560-2 chromosome 4, M.esculenta_v8, whole genome shotgun sequence. Protein-coding genes within it:
- the LOC110607317 gene encoding uncharacterized protein LOC110607317, whose product is MAKREKLKGKVQEEEEQEDKPVMELSSGDDDDEDLSLTIVEKALLMRAANLGQNDNDGVFLDDDNASKNGCGLVGFCARDGIDSGERKVVEMASSWVVKDIESVNKRKKRKKNQKKKTGDKSAVIAEQEEKAETIKKLETLGNAESVQTTVELAEMPENIVLRKLLRGPRYFDPPDSISSWSTCDHCGKQGHRAMNCLSLRKKKKPCFLCGGLEHGFKQCYKERVCTICKSKDHRLSHCPEKHKGGPSNVCLKCGDSGHDLFSCKNNYPLDDLKVAFILPLLNVGRIRENNKRRKNMVQLLVVYVHEIQCYVCKSFGHLCCVNTVDNSTIEVSCNKCGELGHTGLDCSSLHKKATAKASPSLC